The Usitatibacter rugosus genome segment GCGGCGATTGGCATCGACCGTGGCGAACCCCGGGGCCAGCTCCGGCCGGCAGCGCAGGCAGGGGCGGAATCCCTCGATCTCCGCGGCCGCCGCGCTCGGGAAGTAGCGGCAATTCTTCGCGAGCGGCGGCTTCACCGTGCAGACCGGGCGGCAGTAGATCCGTGTCGTGCGCACGCCCACGAAGAACCGGCCGTCGAAACGGGCGTCGTGGGAAAGGAGCGCGCGGTAGCACTGGGTGTCGTCGAGCATCATGATCGTATTATCTGCCGACGGAAGCCTTTCGGCTCGCCGTTTTCGGACATCGAAATCGAGCCTGGATTTCCGCCTACGCGGGAATGACGTGCCGGTCGATCCGGGCAGCGAAGCAGCCGCGCCGGGCGAAGTGGGCGTGGATATAGGACACGTCATCGAGGGCGAAAAAGCGTTCGATGAGCGGCTCCACGTCGCGGCCTTCGGTGATGTCCGCATCGACGATGTGGCCCTGCGCGTCGAAGGCACGCACCGAGAGCAGGCGCGAGCGCAGCGCCGGGGGGATCACGTCGACCCCGTCGAACGGCTCGTTCGCCGCCTGGCGCACATAGATAGCGTGGCTCGAACGGTACGGCGAGTCGACGGGCAGGTGCTCGTAGTTGAGCAACAGCACTGCCTCGCCGGGCTGCGCGTCCTCGAGGCTCACGCGGCAGGGAAAGCCCGGGTTCGCGTCGCAGATGCGGCGAACGGCACGGTGGCGGGCGAGCGCCTCGTCGGTGAGCGGGGCGAGATGCGTGAACTCGCGCGGGTCCAGTCCGGTGATCCTGAAAGCCATGTAACCTCCTCGGTGATTGAGGTGGCCATGATGGCCT includes the following:
- a CDS encoding DUF1203 domain-containing protein, yielding MAFRITGLDPREFTHLAPLTDEALARHRAVRRICDANPGFPCRVSLEDAQPGEAVLLLNYEHLPVDSPYRSSHAIYVRQAANEPFDGVDVIPPALRSRLLSVRAFDAQGHIVDADITEGRDVEPLIERFFALDDVSYIHAHFARRGCFAARIDRHVIPA